The following are encoded together in the Lactuca sativa cultivar Salinas chromosome 1, Lsat_Salinas_v11, whole genome shotgun sequence genome:
- the LOC111916653 gene encoding uncharacterized protein LOC111916653: MGNAQSPAADPRFTSAIRAFSEKELGDLKSLFASLASQSQTDGKYVSLSVLKAYSGIKGPLGDRLYDLVTQNRKDQKLTFEDLVIAKGTYEKGTRDEIDEFLYQLCDVNGDGNLVRSDLEAVISEILETISSHKTSEPSSISVFLDAANFTKDNEGSPEKSMSFEDFRNWSHLVPSARKFLTKLLKPSSSGSQVPQLIHQDIDSNMLLLKEEYAWHIGGALSHQELGEWRILYHSSLNGLSFNTFMGNISNAEGPTVLIIKDKEGYIYGGYASQPWERHADFYGDMKSFLFQLYPKASIYRPTGANNSIQWCGVNFSSDSIPNGIGFGGRANHFNLFISANFDSGHTFTGATFNNPCLSKSNLIYPEVIECWGVVPKGFQQEKQEGLKGSVLERFKEDRNMLNLVGLANSSN, encoded by the exons ATGGGGAACGCACAGTCACCTGCCGCCGATCCTCGTTTCACCTCCGCTATCAG AGCTTTCTCTGAGAAGGAGCTCGGTGACCTAAAATCGCTGTTCGCATCTCTCGCTTCTCAGTCTCAAACAGACGGAAAATACGTCTCGCTCTCTGTATTGAAG GCGTATTCTGGAATTAAAGGTCCTCTCGGTGATAGACTGTATGATTTAGTTACTCAGAATCGAAAAGATCAAAAACTAACATTTGAAGACCTTGTAATTGCTAAA GGAACTTATGAAAAAGGAACTAGAGATGAGATTGACGAATTTCTTTATCAACTTTGTGATGTTAATGGTGATGGCAATTTAGTGAG GTCTGACCTCGAAGCTGTAATAAGTGAAATACTTGAAACCATATCTTCTCATAAAACATCTGAACCCTCATCCATTAGTGTATTCCTTGATGCTGCCAACTTTACAAAGGACAATGAAGGAAGTCCTGAAAAAAGCATGTCTTTTGAAGATTTCAGAAACTGGAGTCACCTTGTTCCATCTGCCAGAAAATTTCTTACAAAATTGTTAAAGCCATCTTCTTCTG GCTCTCAAGTTCCTCAATTGATCCACCAAGACATTGATTCTAATATGCTGTTATTAAAAGAGGAATATGCTTGGCACATAGGAGGAGCTCTTTCACATCAAGAATTAGGCGAATGGAGAATTTTGTATCATAGTTCACTTAATGGACTAAGTTTCAACACATTCATGGGCAATATTTC AAATGCTGAAGGGCCAACTGTGTTAATTATCAAGGACAAGGAAGGGTATATATATGGAGGTTATGCTTCACAGCCTTGGGAGAGGCATGCTGACTTTTATGGGGACATGAAATCTTTTTTATTCCAATTATACCCTAAAGCATCTATTTATCGACCTACTGGTGCCAACAACAGTATACAATGG TGTGGTGTAAACTTCAGTTCAGATAGCATCCCAAATGGCATTGGTTTTGGGGGACGTGCAAATCATTTCAACTTATTTATTTCAGCAAACTTTGATAGTGGTCATACTTTCACTGGAGCAACATTCAACAATCCTTGTCTCTCAAAAAGCAACTTGATATATCCTGAAGTAATTGAATGTTGGGGAGTTGTACCAAAAGGAtttcaacaagaaaaacaagaggGCCTCAAAGGTAGTGTGCTTGAAAGATTTAAAGAAGATCGCAATATGCTTAATTTGGTTGGGTTAGCAAATTCAAGCAACtga
- the LOC128127496 gene encoding uncharacterized protein LOC128127496, with the protein MDDEIRAQVYHANEWQSDEEGEQEAVTNKYRIHDPNTPWDKMEPKVGDMFESPAQLKFCIQNYGVSNGYQIYFEKCDKTRLVARCGKRTEMNDCPFRLYAGWMYNEKSFQVKNLVGEHRCSRKFKFGSLVSPEWIGRHYITEIANTPKMKLRDMIADIKQRLRCVLSIRQVRRAKKSNPGLTCKVSVTVNPDGKNYFHRFYIGFKALSDGWKLGCRIVIGLDGCFLKGQVKGELLTVIGRDANNQVYPIAWVVVDVENKPNWTWFIELLRDSVDLQDGRGLVVISDQHKGLSEAVKEILPNVEHRQCARHVYANFKKAYTGLEFKKLFWAASMSCVEKLTLIGVMRVKQLRMESLSVSTQSLLMLGKNPLSQCLRRSGYI; encoded by the exons ATGGATGATGAAATCAGAGCACAAGTTTATCATGCTAATGAATGGCAAAGTGATGAAGAAGGTGAACAAGAGGCGGTGACGAATAAGTACAGAATTCATGATCCAAACACACCATGGGATAAGATGGAACCTAAGGTAGGTGATATGTTTGAGTCTCCTGCACAACTTAAGTTTTGTATTCAAAATTATGGGGTGTCAAATGGATATCAGATATACTTTGAAAAATGTGATAAAACTAGACTAGTTGCAAGATGTGGGAAGAGGACAGAGATGAATGATTGTCCTTTCAGATTGTATGCTGGATGGATGTATAATGAAAAATCATTTCAAGTTAAAAATTTGGTTGGAGAGCATCGTTGCAGTAGGAAGTTCAAATTTGGAAGTCTTGTTTCCCCTGAATGGATAGGTAGGCATTACATTACTGAAATTGCAAACACACCTAAGATGAAACTGAGGGACATGATTGCTGATATCAAACAAAGGTTGAGATGTGTATTATCCATTAGGCAAGTCCGTAGGGCAAAAAA GTCGAACCCAGGTTTAACATGCAAAGTTAGTGTCACTGTCAATCCAGATGGGAAGAACTACTTCCATAGATTTTACATTGGTTTCAAAGCTTTAAGTGATGGATGGAAATTAGGGTGTAGAATAGTAATTGGTTTGGATGGATGCTTCCTGAAAGGACAGGTGAAGGGTGAGTTGTTGACTGTCATTGGTAGGGATGCTAATAACCAGGTATATCCTATAGCATGGGTTGTTGTTGATGTTGAAAACAAGCCTAACTGGACTTGGTTTATTGAGCTTCTTAGAGATAGTGTAGACCTTCAAGATGGCAGAGGATTGGTGGTGATATCTGACCAACATAAG GGATTAAGTGAAGCTGTAAAAGAGATACTCCCAAATGTTGAGCACAGGCAATGTGCCAGGCATGTTTATGCCAATTTCAAGAAAGCATACACAGGGTTGGAGTTCAAGAAATTATTTTGGGCTGCATCAATGAGTTGTGTAGAAA AGCTTACTTTGATAGGGGTTATGCGTGTGAAGCAGTTGAGAATGGAATCTCTAAGTGTTTCAACTCAATCATTGTTGATGCTAGGAAAAAACCCCTTATCACAATGCTTGAGGAGATCAGGATATATATAA
- the LOC111916651 gene encoding uncharacterized protein LOC111916651, with the protein MSRPLLLVSLLLLMIFTSQFEWNQHIVNEVEARPLALSQKQQYVLEREESIKEKIILSQEKQIQKLKALVQSLQEQLLVCRGKDDIVNDTTGSLTELLNELNHHQIME; encoded by the exons ATGTCGAGGCCTCTTCTATTAGTTTccttgttgttgttgatgatcttCACTTCTCAATTTGAATGGAATCAGCATATTGTAAATGAGGTTGAAGCAAGGCCATTGGCTCTTTCACAAAAGCAGCAATATGTATTAGAGAGGGAAGAATCCATCAAAGAAAAG ATAATCCTATCTCAAGAGAAACAAATTCAAAAGCTTAAAGCACTGGTGCAATCTCTTCAAGAACAGTTGCTTGTATGCAGGGGTAAAGATGACATTGTGAACGACACTACAGGATCTTTAACTGAACTACTAAACGAACTAAATCATCACCAAATCATGGAGTAA